In the genome of Bradyrhizobium sp. CIAT3101, one region contains:
- a CDS encoding neutral zinc metallopeptidase: MRYDDFRRSDDVEDRRDDSGGGFGGGGGGFGLPMGGGGLGIGTIIVLGLVGYAFGIDPRILIGGAEILTGGGQAPSYQTDRPSSQAKRGAPTDEMGSMISGILGEIDDRWSEIFQASGQSYTGPKVVLFRNATNGGRCGRAESAMGPFYCPPDRTIFLDTAFFREVETRFRGCSGQSACNFTTAYIIAHEAGHHIQNLLGIIPKVTRLQQQAGSKAEANALQVKVELQADCLSGVWVNREAKKRPNFLEAGDIDAALTTASAIGDDTLQRQATGRVVPDSFTHGSAAQRKQWFMTGYQQGTLQACNTFGGGGP, encoded by the coding sequence ATGCGCTACGATGATTTTCGCCGCAGCGACGACGTCGAGGATCGTCGCGACGACAGTGGCGGAGGGTTCGGCGGTGGCGGCGGCGGGTTCGGCCTGCCGATGGGCGGTGGCGGCCTTGGCATCGGCACCATCATCGTGCTCGGCCTGGTCGGCTATGCCTTCGGCATCGATCCGCGCATCCTGATCGGCGGCGCCGAGATCCTCACCGGTGGCGGCCAGGCGCCGAGCTACCAGACCGACCGTCCGTCGTCCCAGGCCAAGCGCGGCGCGCCGACCGACGAGATGGGCAGCATGATCTCCGGCATCCTCGGCGAGATCGACGATCGCTGGAGCGAGATCTTCCAGGCCAGCGGCCAGTCCTACACCGGCCCGAAGGTCGTGCTGTTCCGCAACGCCACCAATGGCGGCCGCTGCGGCCGCGCGGAGTCGGCGATGGGGCCGTTCTACTGCCCGCCGGACCGCACCATCTTCCTCGACACCGCGTTCTTCCGCGAGGTCGAGACGCGCTTCCGCGGCTGCTCGGGCCAGTCCGCGTGCAATTTCACCACCGCCTACATCATCGCGCATGAGGCCGGCCATCACATCCAGAACCTGCTCGGCATCATTCCGAAGGTGACGCGACTGCAGCAGCAGGCCGGCAGCAAGGCCGAGGCCAATGCGCTCCAGGTGAAGGTCGAATTGCAGGCCGACTGTCTGTCCGGCGTCTGGGTCAATCGCGAGGCGAAGAAGCGCCCGAACTTCCTCGAAGCCGGCGACATCGACGCCGCTCTGACCACGGCGAGCGCGATCGGCGACGATACGCTGCAGCGTCAGGCCACGGGGCGCGTCGTGCCCGACTCCTTCACCCACGGCTCGGCCGCGCAGCGCAAGCAGTGGTTCATGACCGGCTATCAGCAGGGCACGCTGCAGGCCTGCAACACGTTCGGCGGCGGCGGGCCGTAG
- a CDS encoding site-specific DNA-methyltransferase: MVVSRRGASAKAPRTNFESASHSIILGDCVAEMSKLQAGSVDLVFADPPYNLQLKGDLKRPDESHVDAVNDDWDKFDSFSAYDDFTRAWLLAARRAMKPSATIWVIGSYHNIFRVGAIMQDLGFWLLNDIVWRKTNPMPNFRGRRFTNAHETMIWAARDEKAKGYTFNYEALKAANEDVQARSDWLIPLCTGEERLKGADGKKVHPTQKPEGLLARVLLSSSKPGDLVIDPFNGTGTTGAVAKRLGRSYIGFERDKTYAKAAAARIAAVEPLPEESLAPFMTAREAPRVAFSELIERGMIMPGTKLFDSKKKLGALVRADGAIMFGDKVGSIHRMGAVAQGAQACNGWTFWHVETKKGLKLIDELRAEIRAGMAAE; encoded by the coding sequence ATGGTAGTGTCGCGTCGCGGGGCGTCTGCAAAGGCGCCCCGCACAAATTTTGAGTCCGCTTCGCACAGCATCATCCTCGGTGATTGCGTCGCCGAGATGTCGAAGCTTCAGGCTGGTTCGGTCGACCTCGTGTTCGCCGACCCGCCCTACAATCTCCAGCTCAAGGGCGATCTCAAGCGCCCCGACGAGTCCCACGTTGACGCCGTCAACGACGACTGGGACAAGTTCGATTCATTCTCCGCCTATGACGATTTCACCCGCGCCTGGCTGCTGGCCGCGCGCCGCGCGATGAAGCCGTCGGCGACGATCTGGGTGATCGGCTCCTATCACAACATCTTCCGCGTCGGCGCGATCATGCAGGACCTCGGCTTCTGGCTCCTGAACGACATCGTCTGGCGCAAGACCAACCCGATGCCGAATTTCCGCGGCCGCCGTTTCACCAACGCGCACGAGACCATGATCTGGGCCGCGCGCGATGAAAAGGCCAAGGGCTACACCTTCAACTACGAAGCGCTGAAGGCGGCCAACGAGGATGTGCAGGCGCGCTCCGACTGGCTGATCCCGCTGTGCACCGGCGAGGAACGCCTCAAGGGCGCCGACGGCAAGAAAGTGCATCCGACGCAGAAGCCGGAAGGCCTGCTCGCGCGCGTGCTACTGTCGTCCTCGAAGCCCGGCGATCTCGTCATCGATCCCTTCAACGGCACCGGCACCACCGGCGCCGTCGCCAAGCGCCTCGGCCGCTCCTATATCGGCTTCGAGCGCGACAAGACCTACGCCAAGGCCGCTGCAGCCCGCATCGCCGCGGTCGAGCCGCTGCCGGAAGAGAGCCTCGCCCCGTTCATGACGGCGCGCGAAGCCCCGCGCGTGGCGTTCTCCGAGCTGATCGAGCGCGGCATGATCATGCCCGGCACGAAACTGTTCGACTCCAAGAAGAAGCTCGGCGCGCTGGTCCGCGCCGACGGCGCCATCATGTTCGGCGACAAGGTCGGCTCGATCCACCGCATGGGCGCGGTGGCGCAGGGCGCGCAGGCCTGCAACGGCTGGACCTTCTGGCATGTCGAGACCAAGAAGGGTCTCAAGCTGATCGACGAGCTCCGCGCCGAGATCCGCGCCGGCATGGCGGCGGAATAG
- a CDS encoding glutathione S-transferase N-terminal domain-containing protein — protein MLKFYFNGSPNPTKVALFLEEAGLAYEPVKVDTRKGEQFTPDYLKINPNAKVPAIDDNGTIVFDSNAILLYLAEKTGQFLPANRAELLSWLMFVATGVGPYSGQAVHFKHFAPKDQNHDYAHNRYQYETDRHYKILDGHLAGRKYMVGDSYSIVDMALWGWARMVPFKLGDDAFARYPNVKRLIDEISARPAAGRAIALKDKFTFKAEMDDEARGNMFRHMTTKVA, from the coding sequence ATGCTCAAATTCTATTTCAACGGGTCGCCGAACCCGACCAAGGTCGCGCTGTTCCTCGAGGAGGCCGGCCTGGCCTACGAGCCCGTGAAGGTCGACACCCGCAAGGGCGAGCAGTTCACGCCGGACTATCTGAAGATCAATCCGAATGCCAAGGTGCCGGCGATCGACGACAACGGCACGATCGTTTTCGATTCCAACGCCATCCTGCTCTATCTCGCCGAGAAGACCGGACAATTCCTCCCGGCGAACCGCGCCGAATTGCTGTCCTGGCTGATGTTCGTGGCCACCGGCGTCGGCCCGTATTCGGGCCAGGCCGTGCACTTCAAGCATTTTGCGCCGAAGGACCAGAACCACGACTACGCCCACAACCGCTACCAGTACGAGACCGACCGCCACTACAAGATTCTCGACGGTCACCTCGCGGGGCGCAAATACATGGTCGGCGACAGCTATTCGATCGTCGACATGGCGCTGTGGGGCTGGGCGCGGATGGTGCCGTTCAAGCTCGGCGACGACGCCTTCGCGCGCTACCCGAACGTGAAGCGGCTGATCGACGAGATCTCGGCGCGGCCGGCCGCCGGCCGCGCGATCGCGCTGAAGGACAAGTTCACCTTCAAGGCCGAGATGGACGACGAGGCGAGAGGCAACATGTTCAGGCACATGACGACGAAGGTGGCCTGA
- a CDS encoding HAMP domain-containing methyl-accepting chemotaxis protein yields the protein MPSFRLRIRGRLYAGFMALVVVGLVMAVVAIWNLRSVQDQVAKASAFSDSTARVLEISTHLQAIQRANLRYIYDANESAMREASEREAAATELLQVGAKGTLSEERRRLYSDLIADIAKMKTLRDNLGDAVNEARTGKATLLPSGDELTVKMNKLSDVARAAVDEDTASLVADLESRLLLVQIANWRFLALRDTKGPANFRTNVDRASQRLSALEKSPQATELRATLAPVKTSLGIYKSAFETTSAAMLQADEIYHKSLAPLIVDSIAKLKVAETALKKDYKDSRSQAEATIDGTTSMQEIVGGVATLFGLIVAVLIARSIVGPLTSMTRAMGLLAGGDLAVEVPSRGKTDEIGDMAKAIQVFKDNMIDTERMRHQQTEIEARQAEERKKDMVRLADQFEQAVGEIVDTVSSASNELEASAGTLTATATRAQDLSTEVASASQEATANVQAVASATEQLSSSVSEIARQVQESARIAGEAVGQATKTNARVGELSKAAARIGDVVELISTIAGQTNLLALNATIEAARAGEAGRGFAVVASEVKALAEQTAKATGEIAQQVSGIQAATEESVGSIREISGTIERLSEISSTVAAAVEEQGAATQEISRNVQQAAHGTQRVSTNIGDVQRGASDTGSASSQVLSAARSLSADSSRLKQEVAKFLSSVHAA from the coding sequence ATGCCGAGCTTTCGTTTGCGGATCAGGGGCCGTCTCTATGCCGGCTTCATGGCACTGGTCGTGGTTGGTCTCGTGATGGCGGTGGTGGCCATCTGGAATTTGCGGTCCGTGCAGGACCAGGTTGCCAAGGCTTCGGCGTTCTCGGACAGCACCGCGCGGGTGCTGGAGATCTCGACCCATCTCCAGGCCATCCAGCGCGCCAATCTGCGCTACATCTACGACGCCAACGAATCCGCGATGCGCGAGGCGTCGGAACGGGAGGCCGCGGCGACCGAGCTGCTCCAGGTCGGTGCCAAGGGGACGCTCTCCGAGGAGCGGCGCAGGCTCTACAGCGATCTGATCGCCGACATCGCGAAGATGAAGACGTTGCGTGACAATCTCGGCGACGCCGTCAACGAGGCGCGGACCGGCAAGGCCACGCTGCTGCCGAGCGGCGACGAGCTGACCGTCAAGATGAACAAGCTGAGCGACGTGGCGCGCGCGGCCGTCGACGAGGACACCGCGTCCCTCGTCGCCGATCTCGAATCCCGACTGCTGCTCGTTCAAATCGCAAACTGGCGCTTCCTGGCCCTGCGCGACACCAAGGGGCCCGCCAACTTCAGGACCAATGTGGACAGGGCGTCGCAGCGGCTTTCGGCGCTCGAAAAGAGCCCGCAGGCGACCGAGCTGCGCGCCACGCTCGCGCCGGTGAAGACTTCGCTCGGAATCTACAAATCCGCGTTCGAGACCACCTCGGCTGCGATGCTCCAGGCCGACGAGATCTATCACAAGAGCCTCGCGCCGCTCATCGTCGACAGCATCGCCAAGCTCAAGGTCGCCGAGACTGCGCTGAAGAAGGACTACAAGGATTCGCGCAGCCAGGCCGAAGCCACGATCGACGGCACGACCTCCATGCAGGAGATCGTCGGCGGCGTGGCCACCCTGTTCGGATTGATCGTGGCCGTCCTGATCGCTCGCAGCATCGTCGGGCCGCTGACCTCGATGACGCGGGCGATGGGGCTGCTCGCCGGCGGCGATCTCGCGGTCGAGGTCCCCTCGCGCGGCAAGACGGACGAGATCGGCGACATGGCCAAGGCGATCCAGGTGTTCAAGGACAACATGATCGACACCGAGCGGATGCGTCACCAGCAGACCGAGATCGAGGCGCGGCAGGCCGAGGAGCGCAAGAAGGACATGGTCCGGCTCGCCGACCAGTTCGAGCAGGCGGTCGGCGAGATCGTCGACACCGTGTCGTCGGCATCGAACGAGCTCGAGGCCTCCGCCGGTACGCTAACGGCGACGGCGACGCGCGCCCAGGATCTGTCGACCGAAGTCGCCTCCGCCTCGCAGGAAGCCACCGCCAACGTCCAGGCCGTCGCGTCCGCCACCGAGCAGCTGTCGTCCTCGGTGAGCGAGATCGCGCGTCAGGTCCAGGAATCCGCCCGCATCGCCGGCGAGGCCGTGGGCCAGGCGACCAAGACCAACGCCCGCGTCGGCGAGCTCTCCAAGGCGGCCGCGCGCATCGGGGACGTGGTCGAGCTGATCAGCACCATTGCCGGCCAGACCAATCTTCTGGCGCTGAACGCCACCATCGAGGCGGCGCGCGCCGGCGAAGCCGGCCGCGGCTTTGCCGTCGTGGCTTCCGAAGTGAAGGCGCTGGCCGAGCAGACCGCAAAGGCCACCGGCGAGATCGCCCAGCAGGTCTCCGGCATCCAGGCCGCGACGGAAGAGTCGGTCGGCTCCATCAGGGAGATCAGCGGCACCATCGAGCGGTTGTCGGAAATCTCGTCGACGGTGGCCGCCGCCGTGGAGGAGCAGGGCGCGGCGACGCAGGAGATCTCCCGCAACGTCCAGCAGGCCGCGCACGGCACCCAGCGCGTCTCGACCAATATCGGCGACGTCCAGCGCGGCGCCTCCGACACCGGCTCGGCCTCGTCGCAGGTGCTCTCGGCGGCCCGCTCGCTGTCGGCGGACAGCAGCCGGCTGAAGCAGGAAGTCGCAAAATTCCTGAGCTCGGTCCACGCCGCCTAA